From Mya arenaria isolate MELC-2E11 chromosome 12, ASM2691426v1, the proteins below share one genomic window:
- the LOC128211137 gene encoding alpha-centractin: MESYDVIANQPVVIDNGSGIIKAGFAGDQIPKYHFPNFVGRPKHVRVMAGGLEGDIFLGPDAEEHRGLMSIRHPMEHGIVKDWNDMERIWQYIYSKDQLHTFSEEHPVLLTEAPLNPRRNREKAAEIFFETFNVPALFMSVQAVLSLYATGRTTGVVLDCGDGVTHAVPIYEGFAMPHSVMRVDIAGRDVTRYLRLLLRKEGYDLHTSAEQEIVRTIKEKACYLSINPLKEESMETEKSSYMLPDGSSIEIGPARYRAPELLFRPDLIGDECEGIHEVLTYSIQKSDTDLRRTLFSNIVLSGGSTLFKGFGDRLLNEVKKLAPKDIKIRISAPQERLYSTWIGGSILASLSTFKKMWVSKREYNEEGVKAIHRKTF, translated from the exons ATGGAGTCATACGACGTGATTGCAAACCAGCCTGTTGTCATTGACAAT ggCTCTGGTATCATCAAAGCTGGTTTTGCTGGAGATCAAATTCCCAAGTACCACTTCCCGAACTT TGTTGGGCGGCCAAAACATGTGCGAGTTATGGCCGGCGGACTTGAGGGAGATATCTTCCTGGGACCAGATGCAGAG GAGCACCGAGGTTTGATGTCAATCCGGCATCCGATGGAACATGGCATTGTCAAGGATTGGAATGACATGGAGAGAATATGGCAGTATATCTACTCTAAAGACCAGCTACACACATTCTCAGAAGAG catcCTGTATTGTTAACAGAAGCCCCATTAAATCCTCGAAGAAATCGTGAAAAGGCTGCAGAAATATTCTTTGAAACGTTCAATGTTCCAGCCCTGTTCATGTCAGTGCAGGCTGTACTTAGTTT GTATGCTACAGGGCGGACCACGGGGGTAGTATTAGACTGTGGGGACGGTGTAACCCATGCGGTACCAATCTATGAGGGATTCGCAATGCCCCACAGTGTGATGCGGGTTGACATAGCTGGGCGGGATGTAACGCGGTACCTCCGACTGCTCTTGAGGAAGGAGGGATATGATCTACACACATCTGCAGAACAGGAGATTGTCAGAACTATTAAAGAG AAAGCGTGTTACCTGTCCATCAACCCATTGAAGGAGGAGTCAATGGAGACAGAGAAGTCTTCCTATATGCTGCCCGACGGCTCGTCAATAGAG ATCGGTCCGGCCCGTTACCGAGCCCCGGAGCTTCTCTTCCGGCCAGACTTGATAGGTGACGAGTGTGAGGGCATCCATGAAGTTCTTACCTACTCTATACAGAAGTCAGACACCGACCTTCGCCGGACACTTTTCTCCAATATCGTCCTGTCTGGAGGTTCTACACTGTTTAAAG gATTTGGAGACAGATTattaaatgaagttaaaaaattaGCACCTAAGGATATTAAAATCAGA ATATCTGCACCACAAGAAAGACTATATTCCACATGGATAGG AGGATCAATTCTAGCATCACTGAGCACGTTCAAGAAGATGTGGGTATCCAAGCGTGAATACAATGAGGAGGGCGTAAAAGCCATCCATCGGAAAACATTCTAG